A window of the Synechococcus sp. M16.1 genome harbors these coding sequences:
- a CDS encoding histidine kinase: MVKDAPKTRQTLKLLLVAARHHLSGQDLRSLVQFLEREDLGFEVTLQVADPAQQPELLELHRLVVTPALIKLAPNPKQVFAGSNILQQLKGWVPRWKQDGVVSGLGLSLRPTELDGSRTQKELQLEDQLLVLRQENETLIDRVSAQERLLRMVAHELRTPLTAAALALQSQKLGQIDMDRFQDVITRRLQEMEALSKDLLEVGTTRWETLFNPQRLDLASVSAEVILELEKLWLGRNVEIKTDIPADLPKVFADQRRMRQVLLNLLENALKYTNDGGHISLTMLHRTSQRVEVSVCDSGPGIPETEQQRIFLDRVRLPQTSDQTTGYGVGLSVCRRIVEVHGGKIWVVSDPGEGACFTFTVPIWQGQGVEWGQAVLTEGPTKP, from the coding sequence GTGGTCAAGGACGCTCCCAAGACACGGCAAACCCTGAAGCTGTTGCTGGTGGCTGCTCGACATCACCTGTCGGGTCAGGACCTCCGATCGCTGGTGCAGTTCCTGGAACGGGAGGACCTGGGCTTCGAAGTCACCCTGCAAGTAGCCGATCCCGCCCAGCAACCCGAACTGCTTGAGCTGCATCGCCTCGTGGTGACGCCAGCGCTGATCAAATTGGCGCCCAACCCCAAGCAGGTGTTCGCGGGAAGCAACATCCTTCAGCAACTCAAAGGATGGGTGCCCCGCTGGAAACAGGATGGGGTGGTGAGCGGCCTTGGCCTCAGCCTCAGGCCCACCGAACTTGATGGCAGTCGCACCCAGAAGGAACTCCAGCTGGAGGATCAGCTGCTGGTGCTACGCCAGGAGAACGAAACGCTGATCGATCGCGTCAGCGCCCAGGAACGACTGTTGCGCATGGTGGCCCACGAACTGCGCACCCCACTCACCGCAGCGGCCTTGGCCCTGCAAAGCCAGAAGCTGGGCCAGATCGACATGGATCGCTTTCAGGATGTGATCACCCGCCGCCTGCAGGAGATGGAGGCGCTGTCGAAGGATTTGCTGGAGGTGGGCACCACCCGTTGGGAAACCCTGTTCAACCCTCAACGGCTTGACCTCGCCAGCGTTTCAGCCGAAGTGATCCTCGAGCTCGAAAAATTGTGGTTGGGGCGCAACGTCGAAATCAAAACCGACATTCCCGCTGACCTGCCCAAGGTTTTCGCTGATCAGCGCCGCATGCGCCAGGTGCTGCTGAATCTGCTCGAAAACGCCCTGAAATACACCAACGACGGCGGGCACATCTCGCTCACGATGCTGCACCGCACCAGCCAGCGTGTGGAGGTGAGCGTTTGTGACAGCGGCCCGGGCATTCCGGAAACGGAACAGCAGCGAATTTTTCTGGATCGGGTGCGGCTGCCGCAAACCTCCGACCAAACCACCGGTTACGGCGTGGGGCTGTCGGTCTGCCGCCGCATCGTTGAAGTGCACGGCGGCAAGATCTGGGTGGTGTCGGACCCTGGCGAAGGCGCCTGCTTCACCTTCACGGTGCCGATCTGGCAAGGACAAGGTGTCGAATGGGGTCAAGCTGTCTTGACGGAGGGTCCGACCAAGCCCTAG
- a CDS encoding FAD-binding oxidoreductase gives MRVSNAATEHCNEALFTVVARGPQVGAKPSVVQTYTVAMNQFSALFKRLGATGAKIVSVNGAGEERSAAPAVATPAPAKQPAKKTAKKAVTSSAPKKKPHADVPVNTYKPKTPFMGTVTENYSLLKDGAIGRVQHITFDLAGGDPQLKYIEGQSIGIIPEGEDANGKPHKLRLYSIASTRHGDNLEGNTVSLCVRQLEYKNDAGEQIYGVCSTYLCDIEPGTKVKITGPVGKEMLLPDDEDANIIMLATGTGIAPMRTYLRRMFEPREQEANGWKFRGKAWLFMGAPKTANLLYDEDFLHYEKEYPDNFRYTKAISREQQNAKGGRMYIQDRVLEHAEEIFAMIEDPKTHVYMCGLRGMEPGIDEAMTAAAAAKGLDWAELRPQLKKADRWHVETY, from the coding sequence ATGCGGGTGTCCAATGCAGCGACAGAGCACTGCAATGAAGCTCTGTTCACTGTTGTGGCTCGTGGTCCCCAGGTCGGTGCCAAACCGTCCGTGGTTCAGACCTACACCGTTGCAATGAACCAGTTTTCCGCACTTTTCAAACGATTGGGGGCCACGGGCGCCAAGATCGTTTCTGTGAATGGTGCGGGCGAAGAGCGTTCCGCCGCTCCCGCTGTCGCCACCCCGGCACCTGCCAAACAACCCGCCAAAAAAACCGCCAAGAAAGCCGTGACGTCAAGCGCCCCGAAGAAGAAGCCCCACGCCGACGTTCCGGTCAACACCTACAAGCCCAAAACACCGTTCATGGGCACGGTCACGGAGAACTACTCCCTGCTGAAGGACGGTGCGATCGGCCGTGTGCAGCACATCACCTTTGATCTGGCCGGCGGCGACCCGCAGCTGAAGTACATCGAAGGCCAGAGCATCGGCATCATTCCCGAAGGGGAAGACGCCAACGGCAAGCCCCACAAGCTGCGCCTGTACTCCATCGCCAGCACCCGCCACGGCGACAACCTGGAGGGCAACACCGTCTCTCTCTGCGTTCGCCAGCTCGAATACAAGAACGACGCCGGTGAGCAGATCTACGGCGTCTGCTCCACCTACCTGTGCGACATCGAACCTGGCACCAAGGTGAAGATCACCGGTCCGGTCGGCAAGGAGATGCTTCTCCCTGACGACGAGGACGCCAACATCATCATGCTGGCGACGGGCACCGGCATCGCTCCGATGCGCACCTACCTGCGTCGCATGTTCGAGCCCCGTGAACAGGAAGCCAACGGCTGGAAATTCCGCGGCAAAGCCTGGCTGTTCATGGGCGCACCCAAAACTGCCAACCTGCTCTACGACGAGGACTTCCTCCACTACGAGAAGGAGTATCCCGATAACTTCCGCTACACCAAAGCGATCAGCCGGGAACAGCAGAACGCCAAGGGCGGCCGGATGTACATCCAGGACCGCGTTCTGGAGCACGCTGAAGAGATCTTCGCGATGATTGAAGACCCCAAGACCCACGTGTACATGTGCGGTCTGCGCGGCATGGAGCCGGGCATCGACGAAGCCATGACCGCCGCCGCGGCCGCCAAGGGGCTCGACTGGGCCGAACTGCGCCCCCAGCTCAAAAAGGCTGACCGCTGGCACGTGGAAACCTATTGA
- a CDS encoding SRPBCC family protein: MFGRGLETSADSGTAIEQTMERLPQGTRRLAAELKSPLPVQLLWDVLTDYENLSRFIPNLSTSELIQRQGQTVRLQQVGSQQLLGLRFSAQVQLELTEYRQDGLLQFRMVKGDFRRFEGSWQIRQRPDGSSLLYELTVQGCLGMPIGLIEERLRDDLSSNLNAVVQEAHRRNS, translated from the coding sequence ATGTTTGGACGAGGGCTTGAAACCTCCGCAGATTCAGGGACTGCGATCGAGCAGACCATGGAGCGGCTGCCCCAGGGGACCCGGCGTCTGGCCGCTGAACTCAAATCTCCATTGCCTGTTCAGCTGCTCTGGGATGTGCTGACGGACTACGAGAATCTGTCTCGTTTCATTCCCAATCTCAGCACCAGTGAGCTGATTCAGCGCCAGGGTCAGACGGTGCGCCTTCAACAGGTGGGCAGCCAGCAGCTGTTGGGTCTTCGCTTCTCGGCCCAGGTTCAGCTGGAGCTGACGGAATACCGCCAGGACGGACTGCTGCAGTTCCGCATGGTGAAAGGGGATTTTCGACGTTTTGAAGGGTCCTGGCAGATCCGTCAGCGTCCCGATGGCAGCTCACTGCTCTATGAGCTGACGGTTCAAGGCTGTCTTGGCATGCCGATCGGTCTGATCGAGGAGCGGCTGCGGGACGATCTCTCCAGCAACCTCAACGCCGTTGTGCAGGAAGCCCACCGCAGAAACAGCTGA
- the zwf gene encoding glucose-6-phosphate dehydrogenase, translated as MVATMTNPLRVGLRQERVIAPQCLVIFGASGDLTHRKLVPALFELFKQRRLPSEFALLGCARRPWSDEEFRGKMAEALASTIEDDPQAWEQFVGKLFYEPVDLQNTDHMLSLHTRLEQIDQQCATRGNRTFYLSVSPKFYGSGCRSLADAGLLKDPKRSRVVIEKPFGRDYGSAQALNRVVQACGQENQIFRIDHYLGKETVQNIMVLRFANTIFEPIWNRNYISSVQITAAETVGVEERAGYYESAGALRDMVQNHLTQMLAITAMEPPGRFDPEAIRNEKAKVLQAARLADELEPWNCCIRGQYGPGGSAESPLAGYRHEPGVDPNSTTETYVAMKLFIDNWRWQGVPFYVRTGKRLAKRTSEVVLTFREAPVHLFDAATGGPTANQLILRIQPDEGAEFRFEVKSPGSGMRSRPIDMEFSYDESFGEPSDEGYVRLLADAMLSDPTLFTRSDEVEAAWRLYTPLLELIEDSPWQLPVHPYESRTWGPAAADALLAKDGLLWRRP; from the coding sequence ATGGTTGCCACGATGACGAACCCCCTCAGGGTTGGACTGCGTCAGGAGCGCGTGATCGCGCCGCAGTGTCTGGTGATCTTCGGCGCCAGTGGTGATCTGACCCACCGCAAGCTGGTGCCAGCCCTGTTTGAACTGTTCAAGCAACGGCGTCTGCCCAGTGAGTTCGCCCTGCTGGGCTGTGCGCGACGGCCGTGGAGTGACGAGGAGTTCCGCGGAAAGATGGCGGAGGCACTGGCCAGCACGATCGAGGACGATCCCCAGGCCTGGGAGCAGTTCGTGGGCAAGTTGTTCTACGAGCCGGTCGACCTACAGAACACCGATCACATGCTGAGCCTGCACACCAGGCTCGAGCAGATCGATCAACAGTGCGCCACCCGCGGCAACCGCACCTTTTATCTATCCGTCTCCCCCAAGTTCTATGGCAGTGGCTGCCGTTCACTGGCCGACGCTGGCCTGTTGAAGGACCCCAAACGCAGCCGGGTGGTGATCGAAAAGCCCTTCGGACGCGACTACGGCAGTGCCCAGGCCCTCAATCGCGTGGTGCAGGCTTGCGGTCAGGAGAACCAGATCTTTCGCATCGACCATTACCTGGGCAAGGAAACCGTCCAGAACATCATGGTTCTGCGCTTTGCCAACACGATCTTCGAGCCCATCTGGAACCGCAATTACATCTCCAGTGTTCAAATCACCGCCGCTGAAACGGTTGGAGTGGAGGAAAGGGCCGGGTACTACGAATCGGCCGGTGCCCTGCGGGACATGGTGCAGAACCACCTGACCCAGATGCTGGCGATCACCGCCATGGAACCTCCCGGGCGCTTTGACCCGGAGGCCATCCGCAACGAAAAGGCCAAGGTGCTCCAGGCTGCCCGCCTGGCCGATGAGCTCGAACCCTGGAACTGCTGCATCCGTGGCCAGTACGGACCCGGTGGTTCCGCGGAATCGCCCCTGGCCGGATACCGCCATGAACCCGGCGTGGATCCCAACAGCACCACCGAGACCTACGTGGCGATGAAGCTGTTCATCGACAACTGGCGCTGGCAGGGGGTTCCGTTCTATGTGCGCACCGGCAAACGGCTGGCCAAGCGCACCAGTGAGGTGGTGCTCACCTTCCGTGAAGCACCGGTGCATCTGTTTGATGCAGCCACCGGAGGCCCCACGGCCAATCAGCTGATCCTGCGCATCCAACCGGATGAGGGGGCCGAATTCCGCTTCGAGGTGAAGTCACCCGGATCTGGCATGCGCAGCCGCCCGATCGACATGGAGTTCTCCTACGACGAATCCTTCGGGGAACCCTCCGATGAGGGCTATGTGCGGCTCCTGGCTGACGCCATGCTCAGCGACCCCACCCTGTTCACCCGCAGCGATGAGGTGGAAGCGGCATGGCGGCTCTACACCCCGCTGCTGGAACTGATTGAAGACAGCCCCTGGCAGCTGCCGGTTCATCCCTACGAATCCCGCACCTGGGGACCGGCCGCCGCGGATGCCCTGCTGGCGAAGGACGGACTGCTCTGGCGACGCCCCTGA